Genomic segment of Truepera radiovictrix DSM 17093:
GGCCCCGCGACCCCGCCGAAAGCACCCACGACGATGGCCACGAGCATCATCCAACCCGCTGTCGCCAGGCCAAAGAGCAGGTAGCTCGCCGTGGAGATGCTGAGCCCGACTACGACCGTGCGGCGCTCACCTAGGCGCCGCACCGTTGGGCGGATTAAAAAACCCTGGACGAACACCGCCATGAGCCCGACTAACCCGAGCGTCAGGCCGTTCGTGGCCTCCCCCCAACCGAAGCGGTAGCTCGTGTAGAGCACCCAGGTGCTCTCTAGCCCCCGCTGCGCGAGCGAGACGAACACGAAGGCGAGCGCGAGCCCCCCGACGAGCGGGTACGCCCCCAAGGCGCCGATGCTCCCGACGGGGTTCGCGCGGCGCCAGCGAAAGGGGCTGCGGCGGCCCAAGGGGAGCGACTCGGGGAGGATAAAAAGGCCGTAGAGCCCGTTGAGGGCTGAGAGCCCCGCCGCGACGAAAAACGGCAAACGCAGGTCGATAGCGCCCAGCACGCCGCCAAACGCGGGACCGAAGATAAACCCGAGGCCGAACGCCACCCCGACGAGGCCGAAGTTCTGCGCGCGCGTCTCCGGCGTCGAGACGTCGGCGATGTAGGCGTTGACGGTCGTCAGGCTCGAGCCCGCCACCCCCGCGATCAGCCGCCCGAACACGAGCCACGCGAGCGAAGGCGCAAAGGCCAGCAGCAAGTAGGAGACCGCAGAGCCAAAAATCGACGCCAACAGCACCGGGCGCCGCCCGTAGCGGTCGGAGAGCGCGCCTAGAAGGGGCGCGAAGAGAAACTGCATGAGCGCGTACGCCGCGGCGATCAACCCGTAAAAGCGCGCCACTAAAGCGCTGCTTTCACCCAGGAGGTCGCCGACCAGCCCCGGCAAGATGGGGATGATAAAGGCCAGCCCCAAGACGTCCAAAAACAGCGTGACGAGCACCCAGATCATGCTCGCGCGGCGCACTATCGCGTTTGACTCCGACATCGTCTCCCCTCGAACCGGTGCGGGCACGCCGTTAAGCGTCTGCGCCCGGCCCCTTACTCTAATGCGCCGCTCTGAGACCTTCCGATATCCGGCGCACGAACCCCGGTTGCGCGGCGTATGGTCGCGGTACGATGGGTAAAGAATGCCACGGGTCCCGGGCCAGGGGCCCGCTGAAAGGAGCCGCGTGAGCACACCCCTACAACCCCAGCGCAGGCGGCTCGACTCGAGCAAAAACCCCGAGGTGCGCGCGCTCGCCAAGCTTAAAGAGCGCCGCGCGCGGGCGCGCGAGGGGCGTTTTCTGGTCGAGGGCACCCGCGAGGTGACGCGCGCGCTCGAGGCCGGGCGGGCGCTCGAACGCCTCTACGTCTGCCCCGAAAGGCTCCGCGACGAGGGGCGGGCGCTCGTCGCGCGCTGCCAGGCCGAGGGCGCAGCGAGCGTCACCGAGCTCTCCCCCGCCGCGTTTCGGGTGCTCAGCCACCGCGAGGCGCCCGACGGCGTGATCGCGCTCGTCCGCACCGCGCTCACCACCTTACGTGACCTTCAGCTCGCCGCCGACGCGCTCGTGCTGGTCGTCGACGGGCTCGAGAAACCGGGTAACCTGGGCGCGCTTTTGCGCACCGCCGACGGGGTGGGCGCCGCGGCGGTCTTCGCGACCGGCGCGGGCACCGACTTTGAAAACCCCAACGTGATCCGCTCGAGCATGGGCAGCGTCTTTAGCCTCCCGACGCTGCGCGCCCCCGCGGCCGAGCTGCTGGCGTGGCTCCGCGCGCAGGGGTTTCGCCTGGTCGCCGCCACCCCGCACGCCGACACGCTCTTCTGGGACGCCCCCTACACGGGCCGCACCGCCCTGCTGCTGGGCACCGAGCACGACGGGCTCTCCGCGCTGTGGCTCGAGGCCGCCGACGTCCGGGTCACCATCCCGATGGGCGGCCTTGCCGACTCGCTCAACGTCGCCACGGCCGGGGCGCTCTTGCTGTACGAGGCGCTCCGGCAGCGGCGGCGCCGGGCGCCGTAATCCCCCGTGGCGCACGCTCGAGGCGGGGCGGCCTCCGTTAAGATAACCCCCATGATTCGCCACGCCCTCGTCCAGTTCAAACCGCACAAGTCGCAAGGGGAGCGCAACGCCGCGCGGCTCGCCGAGGTCATCGCGCAGCTAGCGGGCGAGGGCGTCGACGTGCTGACGCTCCCCGAAACGGCGCTGACGGGCTACTTTTTGCAGGCCGGGGTGCGCGAGCAGGCGCTCACTGCCGCCGAGATGCTGGCGCTCTTGCAGCGGGCCGTGCGCGCGGCGGGGCGCAGCGAACCGCTCGACATCTGCGTGGGTTTTTACGAACGCGACGGCGGCCACTTCTATAACAGCGCGCTCTACGCCGAGCTCAACACCCCGCAAGCGGGTATCCGGCACGTCCACCGTAAGCTCTTTTTGCCGACCTACGGCGTGTTCGACGAGGAGCGCTACGTCTCCCGTGGGTGGCGCCTAGACGCTTTTGACACCCGCTTCGGGCGGGCCGGGATGCTCATCTGCGAGGACGCCTGGCACACCTCGACGGCGGCGGTGCTGGCGCTTAAAGGGGCCGACGTGCTCTACATCCCGACCGCGAGCCCCGTGCGCGACCTTACCGGCGCCGAACCCGCTAATGTGCAGCGCTGGGAGGACACCGCCAAGGGGATCGCGGGCGAGCACGGCGTGTACGTGGTGACGACCTGCTTGACCGGGTTCGAGGGGGGCAAAGGGTTCTCCGGCGGTTCGCACGTGATGGACCCCTACGGGGCTCTCATCGCGCGCGCGCCGCTCTTTCACGAGCACCTGCTTTTGACCGACCTCCACCTCGAGAGCATCCAGGCGGCGCGTTACGAAAACCCGCTTCTAGCCGATCTGCGCGCCAACTTGCCCGAGCTGGTGCGGGCTTTTCAGGAGGTGAGCCAATGAGCGAGCTTAAGGGCGCGCGCACGGCGCCCCGCGCCGCCCTACCCATGACGCGCGCCGAGGGGCGACCGCGAAAGCCCTTGGCGCTCAACCTCGAGCTGACCACCGACTTTTTGGTGAGTTTTTTGCGCGACGAGGTCACGCGGCGCAAGGGCTTTGACCGCGTGGTGGTGCCCCTCTCGGGGGGCATCGACAGCGCCGTGACGGCCTACTTAGCGGCGCGCGCTTTCGGCCCCGAAAACGTCCACGCGCTGCGGCTCCCCTACCGCGCCTCGGACCCCGACTCGCTCGCGCACGCGCAGCTCGTCGTCGACGCGCTCGGGCTCCCCGCAGAGACGCTCGACATCACCGAGATGGTCGACGCGTACGCGCGGCTCGTCCCCGACGTCACCCCGCACCGCTTGGGCAACGTCATGGCGCGCGTGCGGATGATCGTCGCCTTCGACAAGGCCGCCGAACTCGGCGCGGTGCACCTGGGCACCGGCAACAAGACCGAGCGGTTTTTCGGCTACTACACCTGGCACGACGTCGCCGACGCCGCGCCCGTGAGCCCCTTGGGCGACCTTTTCAAGACGCAGGTGCGCGCCCTCGCCGAGCACCTGGGCGTCCCCGAAGCGGTGCGGCGCAAACCCCCGTCGGCCGACCTGGTGGTCGGGCAGTCCGACGAAGCGGACCTCGGCATCTCGTACGAGCGCGCCGACACCATCCTCATCCACCACCTCTCGGGCTACGGCGACGCCTACATCGAGAGCCTCGGCTTCTCCGCTGCGGAGATCGCCCTCGTGCGGGGGCTTGTCGCCAAAACCCACTGGAAGCGCGCGCTGCCGATTCACGCGGTGGTCTCGAGCACCGCCATCGGCGAATTTTACCTGCGCCCAGTGGACTACTAGGTTCTGTTGGCCCCTCCTCGGCTTCCGCCTAGACCGCTTTGAGAGGGCGCGGCCTGTCGCTCGTGGCTCGTGGTCTACGGGCCACGAGCCGCTAGCCGCTCGTGAAACTGCGATGATGAAAGCTAGGCCCTAAGACCACCGAACCCGCAAACGAAACGCCCCCCCTGCACGCAGACGGCTTTATCGGCTTCTACCCCTGCCGCGACCTGGCGCGGACCAGGCGCTTTTACCGCGCGCTCGGGCTGACGCTCGCCCGCGATCAGGGGACGTGCCTCATCTTCCGCGTCGCCCCGGGGGGATACGTGGGCTTCTGCCAACACGACGCGGCCCTGCCGGAGCACCCCGGCCTCATTCTGACGCTCGTTCTAGACGACGTAGACGGGACTTACGCGCGGCTTTGCGAGCGCGGCGTCCCCACCGAAGCGCCCCCTAGAGAGAACGCCCGCTTCGGCATCTACCACTTTTTCGCCCGCGACCCCGACGGTTACCGCTTGGAGGTGCAGCGCTTCCTCGAGCCCCTCTAGACGGCCCCGGCGCCTTTGGCCTACGATGCCGTATCGCTTTGTTCGGGGCGGGCCGAGGAGGCATGATGCGCGGCTTTATGGCGGAGTTTCGGCAGTTCATCGCTCAGGGCAACGTCTTGGACCTCGCCGTCGCCGTGGTGCTCGGCGCGTCTTTCGGAGCGATCACCACCTCGCTCGTCGAAGACATCCTGATGCCGCCCATCGGTTACCTCGTGGGCGGTGTGGACTTTCGGGAGCTCGCGCTGCAGCTCGGCGACGGGGTCACCGTCCGCTACGGCGCCTTTCTCAACACGGTCGTCAACTTCGTCATCGTCGCGTTCGCGCTCTTTCTCGTCGTCCGGGCGGCGAGCGCGCTGCAAAAGCTCCGCCGCCAAGCGGAGGTCACGGCGGAGCTGACCGAGCTGGCGCTCTTGCAAGAGATCCGCGACCTCCTCGCCGCCCAGGCGTCCGGCGCGCCTAGGACGCCGCCCGAGCCGTAGCGCGTGGCGGGAGGTAGATGGCGAAGGCGCGGAAAAAGGCCGACTTGCCGACCAAGGTGTGCGCTGTCTGCGGCCTACCCTTTACCTGGCGCAGGAAGTGGGCGCGCGACTGGGAGCGCGTCCGGTACTGCTCGGAGCGCTGCCGGCGGGCGGCGAAGCGGCGGGGCGAGCGGGCGTGACGCCCCACCCTCAACCGTGCAGCAGCACCGGCACCTCGGCGCCGCGCAGCAGCGCTTCGGTCGTCGACCCCCGGAAAAACGCGCTCAGCCGCCCCTCGCCAAAAGCGCCGATCGCCAGCAGGTCGCCCTCTTGGAGGGTCTCCACAATCGCCGGTACGACCTCCCCCTCGAGCACGTGCTTGCTCAGCGTGAGCTCGCCTCGGCGGCTCGCGGCGTAGTGCACCGCCTCGAGGTGCGCCCCGGCGAGCGGGTCCTCCTCGCGGCCCTCCCCCCGCACGCTGACGGCGGCGAGCGGCAGCTCGAGGCGGGCGGCGAGCGCGACCGCGTAGGGGAGCACCTGCGCAGCGGGCTCCGAACCGTCGTAGGCGAAGACCACCCGGCGGGGTTCGCGAAAGCGCTCGGGGGTCACGAGCACCGCCCCCGGCGCGCGCCGCAGCACCCGCTCGGCGACCCCGCCGAGGCGCGCGGCGTCGCGCGTCCCCTCCCCCTGCCGCCCGAGCACCAAGAGCTCGCCCTCACCGACGCTTTCGAGCAGCGCGTCGGCCGCGAAACCCGCGCGCACCTCCGCAAAAACGTGCTCGGCGCCCTCACCTTCGGCGAGCTCTCGGGCGCGCCCCAAGAGCTCGCGGGCGCGCGTTTCGAGCGCCTCGTAGACCGACGTCCCCTGCGCCGGCTCGAACGCGCCCCCTAGCTCTACGAGGGGCGCAGCGAGCGTGCTCGCGCCCAGGTCCCCCCCCACGCTCCCGAAGTCGCCCAGGGAAGCGCCCCCCAAAAGGCCCGTGTCGATCACGTGAACGGCGTACAGGGGCAGCGCCAGCCGCCGGCTCAAGAGGGCCGCGTAGCGCGCCGCGGCCTCCGCGTAGGGTGAACCGTCGACGGCGAGGCGGACGGCGCTCAGGGTGGGGTCAGTGTGGATCATACGGCCCAGTCTAGCCCGCAGCGCCTTACGGGGTGTACCGTCGACCTCTGCCCCCCGCGCGAAAGGGGCTACAGGCCGTTCTCGGCGAGACGGTGACCCACCGCCAAGCGTGAGCGCCTCGGCGCAGGGGCTAGCGCAGGATGACGAACTCGAGCTCCGCCGGCCCCGCCACGAACACCGGCTCCTTGGCGACCGTACCGATCACCACCGGCCCCGAGAGGCGCGAGAGCCAGGCGCTAAAGCGGTCGAAGTCGGCGTCGGAGGGGCTCGGCCGCACCTGCTCGAAGAGCCCCACGCGGCGCAGCCGGTTGAGGCTCTCGAGGCTTAGGCGCGCGAGTTCGGCGCGGAGCGCGTCGCGGCTAAGCGGCGCCTCCGGCGTCCCCAGGTGCAGCTGCCGGGTGGCCACGAGCTGCCCGCGCGCGAGCAGCTGCAGGTTCGGGTACGCCTCGACGTAGACGGCGATAGGGGCGGGTGCGACGAAGTTGCCGCTCGCGACGAGCACCACCAGGTCGTCGCCCGGCGAAGCGGCGATCGCGCGGGTGAGGCCGTCAAGCTGATCGGCGCGCAGCTCGATGTCGCTGGCCCCGCGCCGGGTGACCTCCTGCCGCGCGCTCTCGACAAAACGGTTGAGCGCCCCCAGGATCTCGACCTCGTCGGTCTCCGAGATCACCCCGGCGTAGACGATCTCGCCGTTTCGGTAGGTGAGCTCGCCGCCGCTCGCCGCCTCTAGCTGCGCGACGGTGTCGCGCAAAAACTGCGCCCGCTGCTCCGACTCGACCCGTAGCGCCTGCAGCTCGTTTTGCAGCGTCACGACCTGGTTTTGCAGGTTGTTCAAGGTGTCCTCGAACTCGCGGTTCTGGGCGCTCAAAAGCTCGTTCTGCTGGCTTAAACCCTCGTTCGAGAGCCTTAAGCCCGCGTTGTCTTGCTGCAAAAGCGCGTTCTGCTGCTCGAGCTGCTCTTGCTGCGCCGCGAGCTGCGCCGCGCGCGCCTGCAGCTCGGCGACCTCGGCGCGCAGCTCCGAGCTCTCCTGCCGGAGCCGGATGGCGTCGCGCAGGGCGGCGTCGCGCGCCTCGCGAGCGGTGTCGCGCTGCCGCTCGGCGGTGCTGATGACCTCCTGGGCGCGCTCGAGCTCCTCTTGTCCCGAGCGCAAGTCGGCCTCTAGGCGCGCGACCTCAGCGGCCAGCGCGCTCCGCTGCTCGCGCAGCTCGGCGAGTTCGCGCCCGATACTCTGCGCCCGCAGCAGCACGCTAGCGGCGTCCCGAAAGGCGAGGCTCAAAACCCCCAGCGTGAGCAGCATGATCAGCACCCCAGCAGCGATACCGACCGCTTGGCCCGTGCGTTTGGGGCGCCAACCGAAGAGGCTCAAGCGCCGCCGCCCTACCGCCGCCCCCAGGAGGTCCCCCGCGTAGGCGATCACACCCGCCAACACGGTCAGCAGCAGCAGCAGGGTAAGGGTGTAAAGCACGCGGGGAGGAGCGCGGGACGTTACAACTGAAAGTCGGCGCCGAGGTAGTGGGTGCGCACCGCCTCGTCGGCGGCGAACGCCTCGGGGGTCCCCTCGAAGATCACGCGGCCGTCATACATCAGGTAGACGCGGTCGGCGATCGAGAGCGTTTCACGGACGCTGTGGTCGGTTAAGAGCACGCCCAGACCGCGCCGAGAGCGGAGGTCGGCGATAAGCAGCTGAATCTCGCGGATCGACTTGGGGTCGACGCCGGTAAAGGGCTCGTCTAAAAGGATAAAGGCTGGCTCTATGGTGAGGCTGCGGGCGATCTCCAAGCGGCGCCGCTCCCCGCCGGAGAGGGTGTCGGCGCGGTGGTCGGCGAGGTGCGTGAGGCCGAACTCGGCGAGCAGCTCGTCGGCGCGGCGCGCCTGCTCGGCCTTTGAAAGCCGCTGAAACTCGAGGATCGCCATCAGGTTGTCGCGCACCGAGAGCTTGCGAAACGCCGAGGGCTCCTGCGCGAGGTAACCTAGGCCGCGCCGCGCCCGCTTGTACATCGGCCAGCGGGTGATGTCGTCGCCGCCCAAGGTGATGCGCCCCGCGTTGGGACGCACAAACCCGACCATCATGTAAAACGACGTGGTCTTGCCCGCGCCGTTAGGGCCCAAGAGCGCCACGATCTCGCCGCGCTGCAACCTAAAACTCACGCCGTTAACGACCGTCCGGCCCCCGTAGCGTTTGACCAGACCGCTCGCCTCGAGGCTGAGGCGGGCCTCTGCCGCCCTGTCGGGCCTAGCGGTGACGGAGACGGGTGCCGGGGCGTCGTGAAGCGCAGACATAAGGGGATGCTATCACGCAGCGGGTGAGAAAGCCGGGCGCCTCGTTGCACGCCGCTCCCGTAGCGAGAGGGTCAGGAACCCACGGCGTGATATAACGGCCTCTTAACGCAGAGGACGGGAGGCGCTGATGCAAGCCCTTATGAAGGTCGCCCCGGGCGTGGGCAACGTCGAGCTCAGGGAGATTCCCGAACCACAACCCGGGCCGGGTGAGGTGCTGCTCGAGGTGAAAGCTGCCGGGATCTGCGGCACCGACCTGCACATCTACGATGACGAATTCCGCACCCAGCCGCCCGTGGTCATGGGCCACGAGGTCTCGGGGCGGGTCGTCGCCCTCGGCGCAGGGGTCTTCGGCGTGCGGGAGGGGGCGCGCGTGACGACCGAGACCTACGCCGCGACCTGCGGCAGCTGCCGGCTCTGCCGCAGCGGCCACCGCAACCTCTGTGCGGAGCGCCGCTCCATCGGCTCGGCGGTCCACGGCGGCTTCGCCAAGTACCTCGTGGTGCCCGCGACGAACCTGCACGAGCTGCCACCGGGGATCAGCGATGAAGCGGGCGCCCTCACCGAACCTTTGGCCTGCGTCGCCCACGCCGTACTGGGGGCCGCTACGGTGCGAGCAGGTGAGACGGCGGTGGTCGCCGGCCCCGGCGCCATCGGGCTCCTGACGCTCCAGGTCCTTAAAGCGTCGGGGGCAACGGTCATCGTGCTCGGCACGGACGCGGACGAGGCGCGTCTCGAGCTCGCCCGGAGGCTCGGCGCCGAGCACACCCTCAGCGTGCAGCGAGAGGACGCGGAGGCGCTCGTACGAGAGGTGACGCTAGACGGCCTCGGCGCCGACGTGGTCTACGAGTGCTCCGGTGCGGGGGGCGCCGCCGCGGCCCTGCTTAGGCTCGTGAGGCGGCGGGGGCGTTACGTGCAGATCGGTCTCTTCGGGCGCCCCGTGGCCTGGGACCTCGACGAGGTGTGCTACCGCGAGCTGACCGTCACGGGGAGCAACGCCAGCACCCCGGAGGGGTGGCGGAGCGCTTTGGCACTCCTCCGCTCGGGTCAGGTGAGCACGCAAGTCCTTGTGAGCAACGTCTACCCGCTCTCGGCGTGGGCGGAGGCGTTTACGTGCTTTCGGGAGAAGCGGGGCGTCAAGGTGCTCCTCAAACCGGGCGCTTGAGGGGCCCTGAGGGGGCTCGCGCTCCGTTGACAGGGCAAAATTGCGGGGGCTATACTCGCCGAGCAGACGCGTCAAGGAGTGCCCGCCGGAAGGCATGCTATATGGGTCCTAACCATGCGGGTTAAACATGCGGGTTAAAGAGGTGCGCCGCCTGACAGCGGCGCGCCTCGGAGGGGACAGAAGATGGCACGGACGGTCAAGCGTTACGCACTCGTGGGGGCGCTTTCGCTGGGGTCTTTGGCGAGCCTCGCGGGGGCGCAGGAGTTCGATTGGCGGCGCTTCGAGGGGACCAACATCCGCTTTTTGATGAACAACCACCCCTTTACGGACTTTATCACCCCCCTGGTACCCGAGTTCGAGGAGTTGACGGGCATTAACGTCACGCTCGAGTCCTTTCCCGAAGACCAGTTCCGCCAGCGCCGTCTGCTCGAGGCCAGCAGCGGCGCGAGCAGCTTAGACGGCTACATGATCCAACCCGGCCAGGACGGCGCGCAGTACCTGGGCGCAGGTTGGGTGCGCTTCGTCGACGACTTCGTCGCCGATAGCACCCTCACGAACCCAGAGTTGGATATGGAGGACTTTTTCGAGGGCGCCATCTCTACCTTCGAGACCGAAGGGGGGCTCTACGGCCTGCCTTTGCAGATCGAGTCGAGCGTGCTCTTCTACCGCACCGACCTCTTCGAGGAGGCCGGGCTGGATGGTCCCCCCGAGACGATGGAGGAGCTTCGCGAGTACGCCGAAGCGCTCAACGGCCCCGGTATGGCTGGGTTCGCCGCCCGCGGGCGCGGGGCGAACGCGACAAGCCAGATCGTCAACTTTCTCTACTCGTTCGGCGGTCAGTGGCTGAACGACGACGGCACCTCGGCCTTAGACAGCGAGGCGAGCCAAGAGGCCCTGGCCTTCTACGCCGACTTGCTGCGCAACTACGGCCCTCCGGGCGTGGTCAACATGTCGTGGCCCGAAGTCACCAGCATCTTCGCGCAAAACCAGGCCGCGATGATGTTCGACGCAAACGTGTTCCGTTCGATTATCGAGGACCCCGCGCAGACCCTGGACGTCGTGCGCGAGAACGTCGCCTACGCGCCCCTTCCCGAAGGTCCCGCCGGCCGCGTTCCGGCGGTGCTCGTGTGGGGCCTTAGCGTCAACCACGCCTCGCAAAACCCCGAAGCGTCGTGGTATTTCATCCAGTGGGCGCTTTCAAAAGAGAACCAGCTCGCCGCCCTGCTCGAGGGCGTGCCCGCCGCACGCCCCTCGGCGTGGGAGAACGAAGAGTTCCAGGCGACCGCACCCGAGAGCTGGATCGAGGCCTCGCAGCTACACTACTCGATCGGCCACGGCGACTGGAACCCGCCCGTCGTACCGGTACCCGAAGTGCGCGACGCCTACGGTCAGGCGATCGTCGCCGCCCTGCAGGGGCAGGAAGTCGGCCCCGCCCTGGAGCAGGCCAACCGTGAGATCAACGCCATCCTCGAGCGCTCCAACAGCGCGCAGTAAACGTTTTGAACGGGTCCGGCGGGTTGCCGGACCCGCTTTTTTGCCACTTTTTTACACTTTTTTAGAGGTCAACCGATGAACGCTACCCGGAGCCGTCCTTGAAGCGCGCCGCAGACTTTTTCGACCGGCACGCGCCGTGGCTTTTTCCGCTGCCCGCGCTGCTCGCTATCTTGGTCCTGATCGTCGGCCCCATTCTGGCCAACTTCGTCCTCGCAACTTATGACTTTTTCATCGGGTCGGCGCCGCGCTTCGTGGGGCTCGCCAACTTTGAGACCGCCCTCGCCGACCGCCGCTTTTGGAATGGGCTCGTCAATACCTTCTACTTCACCGGCGTCGCGGTGCCTTTGCAGATGCTCTTGGGTCTCGGCATCGCGCTCCTATTTAACCGCGACATGATCGGTAAGGGGTTCGTGCGCACCCTTATCCTGCTGCCAATGGTGGCGACCCCGGTTGCGATCGCGCTCATCTGGGCGCTGATGTTTAACCCGAGCCTAGGCGTGCTCAACTATTTTCTGGAGTCGCTGGGGCTGCCGCGCTCTCTCTGGGTGGCCGACGCCCGCTTGGCGATTCCGTCACTGGTGCTCGTGGACGTCTGGCAGTGGAGCCCCTTCGTCGCGCTGATCCTGCTCGCGGCCCTCCAAGGCGTCCCGCAGGAGTACTACGAAGCCGCCCGCATCGACGGCGCGGGCGCCTGGCAGAGCTTCTGGCACATCACCCTGCCGGGGATCCGCGCGGCCATCGTCGTGGCCCTTATTTTGCGGAGTATCGACGCCTTAAAAACCTTCGACATCATCTATGTGATCACCCAAGGGGGGCCGGGGACCGCGTCGGAGACCCTCAACGTTTTCGCCTTTAAAACCGGCTTTGAGTTCTTTCGCGCGGGGTACGCCGCGACACTCCTTATCTTTTTGCTTTTCGTCGTGCTCGGCATCGCGGTGCTCTTAAACCTCGCTAGGAGGCGCGTGGCATGAGTCGAGCAGGCTCCGTGACCGTCTACCCCACGCAGGCGCGCGCTTACAAGCGCAACGCGCGCCTGCAAAGTGCGTTGATCTACCTGCTGATGGCGCTCGTGCTGGTGATCATCCTGTTCCCGTTTGTCTGGATGATCCTGACGAGCTTTCGCAACCAGATCGCCAACACGAGCCCCGTGCCGGTGTGGTTTTTTACGCCGACGCTCGAGAATTACCGCAACGTGATCCAGCGCAACGATTTTTTGTTCTTCACCTGGAACTCGCTCGTCGTGGCGACCCTCTCGACGCTGCTCGGGTTGGTACTGGGGCTCCCCGCCGCCTACTCGATCGCCCGCTTTAAGCAAAACGGCCTCGCTCTAGCCATCCTCATCGCGCGGCTCACGCCGTACATCACCTACTTGGTGCCCTGGTACCTGGCCTTTCGCGCGCTCGGGCTTATCGACACCTACGTTGCGCTGACCCTCACCCACCTGATCGTCGGGATGCCACTGATTATCTGGATCATGATCTCGTTTTTCGAGGACGTGCCCACCGAACTCGAGGAAGCCGCTTTCGTCGACGGCTCGAGCCGCTTGGGGGTGTTTTTTCGCATCGTCTTGCCGCTAGCTGCCCCCGGCGTCGTCGCGGCCAGCATCCTGGCCTTTATCTTTAGCTGGAACCAGTTTCTGTTTTCGCTCATCCTCTCGGGCCCCAACACCCGCCCCGTACCGGTGGCGGTGTTTAACTTTATCTCTTACGGCCAGATCGACTTCGGCGGCCTCGGGGCGGCGGCGGTTTTAATCACCCTGCCCGTCATCTTGCTGACCTTGGTGATCCAGCGCTACATCGTCTCGGGGTTGACGATGGGGGCGGTGAAGGGCTGATGGCGGACGCGGACGAACGGCGCCGCCCCCTAGACAGCGAGTTCGTCATGCCGAGTTTGCGCCTAGACGGCCAGGTCGCGCTGGTCACGGGCGGGAGCCGCGGCCTCGGTTTGGGCGTCGCGCTGGCGCTCGCGCACGCGGGCGCCGACCTCGCGCTCGCGGCGCGCACCGCGTCTGAGCTGGGGACCGCCGCCGAGCTGGTGCGCAGGACGGGGCGGGAAGCGCTGACTTTGCCGACCGACGTGAGCAGTGTAGCGGCGGTGCGGGGGGCGGTGCAGCGGACCGCCGAGCACTACGGGCGCCTCGACATCCTGGTGAACGCGGCCGGCATCAACGTCCGCAAACCGGCCGCGGCACTCTCCGAGGAGGAGTGGGAGCGCGTGATGGCGGTGAACCTCAAGGGCGCCTTTTTCGCCGCGCAGGCCGCCGCCGAGACGATGCGCGCGCAGGGGCGGGGCAAGATCATCAACGTAGGCTCGCTCTCGTTTGAGATCGTGGTGCCCAACATCGCCCTCTACGCGGCCAGCAAGGGGGGGCTGCGGCAGATGACGCGGGCGCTGGCGCTCGAGTGGGCGAAAGACGGGATCTGCGTCAACGCCATCGCCCCCGGACGGTTTTGGACCGCCATGACCGACGCGGTCTTCTCCGACCCCGAGGGCTACCAAAGCGCCGTGAGCGTTATTCCCCAGGGGCGCCCCGGGGTACCGGCCGACCTCGCGGGGGCGGCCGTGCTGCTCGCCTCCGCGGCGTCGGACTACATCACCGGTCAAACCATCGTCGTCGACGGCGGTTGGCTCATCTCGGGGGGGACGCTCGCATGACCCGCACGCCACCAGACACCCTACCGAGCACCATGCGCGCGCTCGTGCTCACCCGCATCGGCGAGCTGCAGCTACGCGAGGTGCCCCTACCCGAGCCGCAACCGGGCGACGCGCTCCTCAAGGTGCGCGCGGTCGGCGTGTGTGGCTCCGACCTCCACGGCTATACCGGGCGGACCGGCAGGCGCGTCCCGCCGCTCGTCATGGGCCACGAGGCGACCGCCGAGGTGGTGGGGGTGGGCGAAGGCGTAGACCTCCCCATCGGGACGCGCGTCGCGGTCCACCCCATCGTGCAGACCGCGCGCGGGCGCCGCCTCATGGGTATGGACGCCCCCGGTGCCTACGCCGAGTACGTCGTTTGGCCCGCCCGCAACCTCTACCCGCTGCCCGAGACCTTGGACTTCGAGGCGGGCGCCTTTGCCGAACCGCTCG
This window contains:
- a CDS encoding universal stress protein, with the translated sequence MIHTDPTLSAVRLAVDGSPYAEAAARYAALLSRRLALPLYAVHVIDTGLLGGASLGDFGSVGGDLGASTLAAPLVELGGAFEPAQGTSVYEALETRARELLGRARELAEGEGAEHVFAEVRAGFAADALLESVGEGELLVLGRQGEGTRDAARLGGVAERVLRRAPGAVLVTPERFREPRRVVFAYDGSEPAAQVLPYAVALAARLELPLAAVSVRGEGREEDPLAGAHLEAVHYAASRRGELTLSKHVLEGEVVPAIVETLQEGDLLAIGAFGEGRLSAFFRGSTTEALLRGAEVPVLLHG
- a CDS encoding DUF3084 domain-containing protein; amino-acid sequence: MLYTLTLLLLLTVLAGVIAYAGDLLGAAVGRRRLSLFGWRPKRTGQAVGIAAGVLIMLLTLGVLSLAFRDAASVLLRAQSIGRELAELREQRSALAAEVARLEADLRSGQEELERAQEVISTAERQRDTAREARDAALRDAIRLRQESSELRAEVAELQARAAQLAAQQEQLEQQNALLQQDNAGLRLSNEGLSQQNELLSAQNREFEDTLNNLQNQVVTLQNELQALRVESEQRAQFLRDTVAQLEAASGGELTYRNGEIVYAGVISETDEVEILGALNRFVESARQEVTRRGASDIELRADQLDGLTRAIAASPGDDLVVLVASGNFVAPAPIAVYVEAYPNLQLLARGQLVATRQLHLGTPEAPLSRDALRAELARLSLESLNRLRRVGLFEQVRPSPSDADFDRFSAWLSRLSGPVVIGTVAKEPVFVAGPAELEFVILR
- the lptB gene encoding LPS export ABC transporter ATP-binding protein; this translates as MSALHDAPAPVSVTARPDRAAEARLSLEASGLVKRYGGRTVVNGVSFRLQRGEIVALLGPNGAGKTTSFYMMVGFVRPNAGRITLGGDDITRWPMYKRARRGLGYLAQEPSAFRKLSVRDNLMAILEFQRLSKAEQARRADELLAEFGLTHLADHRADTLSGGERRRLEIARSLTIEPAFILLDEPFTGVDPKSIREIQLLIADLRSRRGLGVLLTDHSVRETLSIADRVYLMYDGRVIFEGTPEAFAADEAVRTHYLGADFQL
- a CDS encoding zinc-dependent alcohol dehydrogenase, with translation MQALMKVAPGVGNVELREIPEPQPGPGEVLLEVKAAGICGTDLHIYDDEFRTQPPVVMGHEVSGRVVALGAGVFGVREGARVTTETYAATCGSCRLCRSGHRNLCAERRSIGSAVHGGFAKYLVVPATNLHELPPGISDEAGALTEPLACVAHAVLGAATVRAGETAVVAGPGAIGLLTLQVLKASGATVIVLGTDADEARLELARRLGAEHTLSVQREDAEALVREVTLDGLGADVVYECSGAGGAAAALLRLVRRRGRYVQIGLFGRPVAWDLDEVCYRELTVTGSNASTPEGWRSALALLRSGQVSTQVLVSNVYPLSAWAEAFTCFREKRGVKVLLKPGA
- a CDS encoding ABC transporter substrate-binding protein codes for the protein MARTVKRYALVGALSLGSLASLAGAQEFDWRRFEGTNIRFLMNNHPFTDFITPLVPEFEELTGINVTLESFPEDQFRQRRLLEASSGASSLDGYMIQPGQDGAQYLGAGWVRFVDDFVADSTLTNPELDMEDFFEGAISTFETEGGLYGLPLQIESSVLFYRTDLFEEAGLDGPPETMEELREYAEALNGPGMAGFAARGRGANATSQIVNFLYSFGGQWLNDDGTSALDSEASQEALAFYADLLRNYGPPGVVNMSWPEVTSIFAQNQAAMMFDANVFRSIIEDPAQTLDVVRENVAYAPLPEGPAGRVPAVLVWGLSVNHASQNPEASWYFIQWALSKENQLAALLEGVPAARPSAWENEEFQATAPESWIEASQLHYSIGHGDWNPPVVPVPEVRDAYGQAIVAALQGQEVGPALEQANREINAILERSNSAQ